In a genomic window of Amphiprion ocellaris isolate individual 3 ecotype Okinawa chromosome 11, ASM2253959v1, whole genome shotgun sequence:
- the LOC111579869 gene encoding olfactory receptor 6N2-like: MDQKNDEFNATYLTFSGHVELHRFRFLYFLVMFIVYVLILCSNSIILCIIWIHKSLHEPMYIFIAALLLNSILFSTNIYPKLLIDFLSDKQVITHSHCVVQFSTYYSLGGSEFLLLSAMAYDRYVSICKPLQYPVIMRKSTVSVLLLLAWLLPALQVMASTTIINNLQICRFTLTGIFCNNTIYNLFCVIPRTLSINGVSILLNTVLLPMLFILFTYARILIISYQSSKDVRKKAAQTCLPHLLVLMSISCLSSYDIIIARLQVDFHRTARLIMTLQLIIYHPLFNPVIYGVKMKEISKHLKKLLCEGKLNPLKIR, encoded by the coding sequence ATGGACCAAAAgaatgatgaatttaatgccACATATCTAACCTTCAGTGGACATGTGGAACTgcacagattcagatttctgtattttctggtCATGTTTATTGTGTATGTTCTAATACTCTGCAGTAATTCCATTATCTTGTGCATCATCTGGATTCATAAAAGCCTCCATGAGCCCATGTACATTTTCATTGCAGCTTTGTTACTAAACTCCATTCTTTTCAGCACCAATATCTACCCAAAGCTTTTGATCGACTTTCTATCTGACAAGCAGGTCATAACTCATTCACATTGTGTCGTTCAGTTTTCTACCTATTATTCTCTAGGTGGATCTGAGTTCTTACTGTTGTCAGCCATGGCCTATGACAGGTATGTGTCTATATGTAAACCTCTGCAATATCCAGTTATCATGAGAAAATCAACTGTcagtgttttgctgcttttagctTGGCTTCTGCCTGCTCTTCAGGTTATGGCATCAACTACAATCATTAATAATTTACAAATCTGCAGATTTACTTTGACTGGAATTTTTTGTAATAACACAATATACAACCTGTTTTGTGTGATCCCGAGAACACTGTCAATAAATGGTGTGTCTATTCTGCTAAATACAGTGCTTCTCCCCATGCTTTTTATACTGTTCACATACGCAAGGATTCTTATAATATCCTATCAAAGCAGCAAAGATGTCAGGAAAAAAGCTGCACAGACCTGTTTACCTCACCTGCTAGTTTTAATGAGCATATCATGTTTGTCCTCTTACGATATCATTATAGCTCGGTTGCAAGTGGATTTCCACCGTACTGCACGTTTAATAATGACTTTACAATTGATCATATATCATCCTCTGTTTAATCCAGTCATATATggtgtaaaaatgaaagaaatctcTAAACACCTAAAGAAGTTGTTGTGTGAAGGCAAACTGAACCCGTTAAAAATAAGGTAA
- the LOC111579871 gene encoding olfactory receptor 6N2-like, translating to MDQMNDEFNVTYLTFSGHVELHRFRFLYFLVMFIVYVLILCSNSIILCIIWIHKSLHEPMYIFIAALLLNSILFSTNIYPKLLIDFLSDKQVITHSHCVFQFFAYYSLGASEFLLLSAMAYDRYVSICKPLQYPVIMRKSTVSVLLLLAWLLPALQVMASAAIIKNVQICRFTLTGIFCNNSIYNLFCVIPRTLSINGVSILLNTALLPMLFILFTYAKILIISYQSSRDVRKKAAQTCLPHLLVLMSTSYLSSYDIIKARLQVYFPRSAHLIMTLQIVIYHPLFNPIIYGIKMKEISKHLKKLLCEGKLN from the coding sequence atggACCAAATGAATGATGAATTTAATGTCACATATCTAACCTTCAGTGGACATGTGGAACTgcacagattcagatttctgtattttctggtCATGTTTATTGTGTATGTTCTAATACTCTGCAGTAATTCCATTATCTTGTGCATCATCTGGATTCATAAAAGCCTCCATGAGCCCATGTACATTTTCATTGCAGCTTTGTTACTAAACTCCATTCTTTTCAGCACCAATATCTACCCAAAGCTTTTGATCGACTTTCTATCTGACAAGCAGGTCATAACTCATTCACattgtgtctttcagttttttgccTATTATTCTCTAGGTGCATCTGAGTTCTTACTGTTGTCAGCCATGGCCTATGACAGGTATGTGTCTATATGTAAACCTCTGCAATATCCAGTTATCATGAGAAAATCAACTGTcagtgttttgctgcttttagctTGGCTTCTGCCTGCTCTTCAGGTTATGGCATCGGCTGCAAtcataaaaaatgtacaaatctgTAGATTCACGTTGACAGGAATTTTTTGTAATAACTCAATTTACAACCTTTTTTGTGTGATCCCAAGAACTCTGTCAATAAATGGTGTGTCTATTCTGCTTAACACAGCACTTCTCCCCATGCTTTTTATACTGTTTACATACGCAAAGATCCTTATAATATCCTACCAAAGCAGCAGAGATGTCAGGAAAAAAGCTGCACAGACCTGTTTACCTCACCTGCTAGTTTTAATGAGCACATCATATTTGTCCTCTTATGATATCATTAAAGCTCGGCTGCAAGTTTATTTCCCCAGATCTGCACATTTGATCATGACTTTGCAAATTGTAATCTATCATCCTCTGTTTAATCCAATCATATATggcataaaaatgaaagaaatctcTAAACACCTAAAGAAGCTGTTGTGTGAAGGCAAACTGAACTAA
- the LOC111579870 gene encoding olfactory receptor 6M1-like, whose protein sequence is MDQMNDEFNATYLTFSGHVELHRFRFLYFLVMFIVYVLILCSNSIILCIIWIHKSLHEPMYIFIAALLLNSILFSTNIYPKLLIDFLSDKQVITHSHCVFQFFAYYSLGASEFLLLSAMAYDRYVSICKPLQYPTIMRKTTVSVLLFCAWIVPDCQVALPVLMLTKVKLCRFTLNGLFCNNTVNQLHCLNSRQLSIIGVIVLLDVTVLPVLFIIFTYMRILIIAYQSCGEVRIKAAQTCLPHLSYVSTGYMA, encoded by the exons ATGGACCAAATgaatgatgaatttaatgccACATATCTAACCTTCAGTGGACATGTGGAACTgcacagattcagatttctgtattttctggtCATGTTTATTGTGTATGTTCTAATACTCTGCAGTAATTCCATTATCTTGTGCATCATCTGGATTCATAAAAGCCTCCATGAGCCCATGTACATTTTCATTGCAGCTTTGTTACTAAACTCCATTCTTTTCAGCACCAATATCTACCCAAAGCTTTTGATCGACTTTCTATCTGACAAGCAGGTCATAACTCATTCACattgtgtctttcagttttttgccTATTATTCTCTAGGTGCATCTGAGTTCTTACTGTTGTCAGCCATGGCCTATGACAG GTACGTTTCTATATGTAAACCTCTGCAATATCCAACCAtcatgagaaaaacaacagtcagtgtgttgttgttttgtgcttggATTGTACCTGATTGTCAAGTGGCACTGCCTGTGCTTATGCTCACTAAAGTGAAACTCTGCAGGTTTACTCTGAACGGACTTTTTTGCAACAATACAGTTAACCAGCTTCACTGTCTGAATTCAAGACAGCTGTCAATAATAGGTGTAATAGTCCTGCTTGATGTCACAGTTCTTCCTGTGCTTTTCATAATTTTTACATACATGAGGATACTCATAATAGCTTATCAGAGCTGTGGGGAAGTCAGGATAAAAGCTGCACAGACGTGTTTACCTCACCT GAGCTATGTTTCTACAGGTTACATGGCTTGA